TCCATTTAAAAACTTGAGTAGTGACGATAGAAGCATTGCTACTGTAGAATGTGGTGTTGGTTATGAAAGCGACTTAGAGTTTGTAGAAAAAATCACTGTGCAAGCCATTGAAAAAGCTTTACCACAGTTACCTGGTGAGAAAGTTGAGTTGTTTTATAAAGCTTTTGGCAACAGCTCTATTGATTATGAAGTTAGATTTTGGATTAAAGAAAGAAATGCAAAAGACGAATTGCTTGCAAAACACAAGGCAATTTTAGCCATTAAGAAAGCTTATAACGAAAACAACATCAATATCCCATTCCCAATTAGAACTTTAGATTTTGGTAAAAATAAATTCCGTTCTGAAACTTTAGAAATAAAAAATCACATATCGGATCAATAATGTTCTTAAAACAATAGCGATTTAGGTGCAAAATCAATATATCTCTTTTAAAAGTTATCACAAATGAAAAATATTTTAGTAACATATAAAACCAACGAAAACGAAAAAGAATTTTATAGAAATTTTTTTAAGGATCATGCAATTTCTTTTTTAGATGATACAGAAACAGATAAAAAAGAAAAGATATTATTGAAAAGTGAAATAATAATCGCGTGGAATCCGACAAGAGAATTAGAAAAATTTGATAAAAACCTGTTCCGTAATTTTCGTTTTATTCAACTATTGTCTGCCGGCTATGATCATTTAGAATTCGATATGTTTCCCACCACATGTTTAATTGCAAGAAACCAAGGTGCTTATGCACCAGCGATGGCAGAACATACGGTCGCAATGATTCTTGCACTGTCAAAAAAATTGCGCTTGTATCACAACCGCATGGCAGAAGGAAAATTTGAACAACTGAAAAGCATTACGAGGCAGATTAAAGGAGCCACGCTCGGAATTATCGGCTTCGGTTCAATTGGTAAAGAAGTTACCAAGTTGATGCGTGGTTTTGATGTGAAAGTAATGGCATTAAACACAAGCGGAAAAACAACTGAAGATGTTGATTTTATAGGGACATTAAACGATTTGGATAACCTGTTGATTCACTCTGATTTTGTGGTTATTTCCATTCCCCTGTCAGACGAAACAGAAGGATTAATCGGAAAAAAAGAATTAGAGCTAATGAAAAATGACGCCATATTGATTAATGTAGCGAGAGGACCAATTGTTAAAGAAAAAGATTTATATGAACATCTAAAAAACCATCCCGATTTTTCAGCTGGAATTGATGCGTGGTGGATCGAGCCGTTTAAGTTTGGACATTTTAAAATCAATTATCCTTTTTTTGAATTGCCCAATCTCTTAGGATCGCCACACAATTCAGCTATTGTCGAAAACATTTTGATTGAAGGAGCAAGAAAAGCGACAGAAAATGCTAAGAAATTCCTGAATAATAAAGAAATAAAAGGTGTCGTTGAAAGAACATAAAAGCCATTTGGAATTAATCGAATTTATTTAACGTGAGTTCGTTATAAATTCTAATAAAATACAGATATTTAATCATTTGTCATGTCGATAGAGCGAAGCATGAGCGACGAGACATCTCAGATAAGATTTCTCCTCATTCTTCGTCGAAATGACAAAATTTGCTTACAAAAATATGTAATCATCTGATTTACAGATTTCAATAAATCAAACTCACGTTATTTAGTATATTTCATAAAGGGATTACAACCAACTGACAAATAGCAATGCTTAGCACGCAATAAATAGAAACTTTTTATTGTTTTTCGACATTATTGGCAACTAACATAGATTGATAAAGTGTTTCATAAGATTTGATGACATTTTTGATATCAAATTCTTTGGCACGTTTTTTTGCGACTTCTTTAAAGGTTTGATGTGTTTCAGGGTTTTTTAAAATTTTTAAAGCATTATCAGCCATTTCTTCAACATTGCCAACATCGCTTAAATATCCCGATAATCCGTGGATATTGACTTCAGGCAAACCGCCTGTGTTAGTCGAAATTACAGGAACGCCGTGAGCCATAGCTTCAAGTGCAGCCAAACCAAAGCTTTCTTTTTCTGATGGCAAAATGAAAAGATCAGAAAAGCAAAGAATTTTTTCTATGTCATTGCTTTTTCCCATAAAAATAACTTGCTCTCTCACACCGAGTTCCATAGCAATATTTACCGCGTTATCACGATCTGGACCATCGCCTATTACGATGAGTTTTGCTTTTTGATGCTCTGATATTTTGGCAAATATTTTTATGACATCTCCCAAACGTTTTACAGGTCTAAGATTACTGACATGCGTGATTATCATTTCATCATCATCTGCCATAGTATGTCTTTGGCAATCCTCAACATTGTTAATGAGATTATCAAAATCAATAAAATTTGGAATGACATGAATATCTTTTCTTATATCAAATATTCTTAAAGTATCTTCTTTTAAACTGTTTGAAACCGAAGTTACACAGTCGCTTTTGTTGATGCTAAAGTTGACGGCTCCTTTATAAAAATTATGACTTCCAACTAAAGTTATGTCAGTGCCGTGAAGCGTGGTCATCATAGGAATTTCATAGTCATCTTCTTTCAGCATCTGTTTAGCCATATAGCCAGCATAAGCGTGCGGGATAGCATAATGCACATGCAAAATATCAATATTGTATTTTTTTATGGTGTTGACCAGTTTTGTTGACAATGCCAATTCATATGGTTGATAGTGAAATAAAGGATATTCAGGTACAGAAACTTCATGAAAGTGAATGTTAGCTGACAAATATTTTAACCTTACGGGTTGTTTGTAGGTAATAAAATGGACTTCATGTCCTCTGTTGGATAAGCCAATACCCAATTCGGTAGCCACTACTCCACTTCCGCCGAAAGTTGGATAGCAAACAATTGCAATTTTCATTTATAAATTTTTGCACTAAGATAAATCTAATTCTAAGGTATTGGTCTTAAGGAAATCCAAAATTATGGTTTATTTATATTTTCATAGATAATTTTTTGAATTTCAGTTCTGATATTTTCTGAAATTAATTTTCTATTAGTCATATCAGGATGAACGCGATTGGATAGAAAAACATAGACGATATTTTCTTCGGGATCTGCCCAAGCATAGGTTCCTGTAAAACCACTATGACCAAAACTTGTCATTGACAAACAGCCACATGTTGGTCCAATTTCATCCAATTGGGGCTTGTCAAAACCTACACCTCTTCTCACATCATCTTCACAAAAATAACAAGTATTGAACCTGTCTATGGTAGAAGGTTTTAACAGTTGAGCATCGCCATAAGTTCCTCCATTAATATACATCTGCATAAATTTGGCTACGGCATTGGCATTGGCAAACAATCCTGCGTGACCACCAATGCCACCCAAAAGGGCTGCTCCTTGATCGTGAACATAACCTTTAAGGAGTTGTTTTCGCCACACGGTGTCGTTTTCTGTTGGTATAATTTGATCTTTATTGAAATGTTTTAATGGTAAATACCGCATTTTATTTATGCCCATTTTACTATAAAACTTGTCTTCTATTGATCGTTTTAGACTTTCCTTGTTGTAGTTTTCTATTATTTTTTGTAATAAATAAAATGGTAAATCGCTGTATTTGTATTCTAATTTTGGGCGTAATTCACTTTCAAAAATTTTTGTATAAATGCTATCGCGGTAATCATTTCTTACATAAAAATTCTCAGCCACTTGAGTTGAAAATTCTAAATCTAATTTGTTTTTATAATAAATTTCTGGGTGTTCTATGGTTTCTAAATAAAACGGTATCCAAGATTGAAATCTAGCATAGTGAGAAAGCATATGTTTGAAATCGATAAATGCTTTATCGGTATTTAAAAGTTCGGGAATATGTTGATATAAACTGTCATTTATATCTACTTTTCCTTCTTCTTCTAAACGCATAAACAAAGGCAAAGTTGACAATATTTTGGTCAATGATGCTAAATCGTAAACATCATTATCTTTGACTTTAACTTTGTTTTGATAGGTGTGATAGCCAAAGTTTTTTTGATAAATACTCACGCCATTTTTAGCAATTAATATTTGAGCACCTGGCGTCATTTTTTGTGCGATGGCATATCTGACTATTGAATCTATCTTGGCTTCATAGTTGGGATTCATCCCTTGATTTTGTGCAAAACCATAGGCTAATCTGTGTATAGAACTATAGCGATAACCCGAACCTTCAGGATATATTTTATTGATACTTACAGGTAATTTACCTCGAGCTGGTCTTGCTCCATACAAAATTTGAGCCGCCGCCGATTGTGCCAAATCAGAATTTTGATAAGCTTGCACAATACCTTTTATGTTCACCGTGCTTTTGATATCGCTTATAGCATACGGACTTGCAAAATTGACCAATATGACTGGAATTTGCAAACTGATTTCATGTATAGCCACCAGTTCTTTTTCTGTAAACTTATAAGATTTCCATGGCGTTTCATTAGAAGAATGATGCCCGATAATCAGCTTATCATAAGCTTTTAATTGTTCAATTTTATCACTTAAAAGTAAACTTGAATCTATGGTATCAACTTGGTCGTATAGGTTTAGAACCTCTATAAAATGTTGATTGCTGGCTTTTCCCATTTTGAGATAAGCTATCTGTTCTGTGTCTAAGTGTTTAAAAGGCAAAACATTAGCATTATTTTTTACAACAGTAATAGCATCAGCAATCGCTTTCATATAAATGGCGTCGTTTTTTTGAGTATTCAAATTCTCGACTAAATTTTGAGTATCAATAGGTTTGTATTCTGATAAACCCGCTTTGTATTTGGCGTATAATATTTTTTTGACTGAATAGGCTAATCTGTCTTCGGTTATGTATTCTTTTTTATAAGCTTTTTTTATTTTTTTTATAGCCAAAGGCACATTTTCAGATATTAAAAGAATATCATTGCCTGCCAAAAATGCTTGTAAATCAATTTCGCCAGGTTCTTCAAAATCGGCAACACCTTTCATATTTAAAGCATCGGTAAAAATCAAACCTTCAAAACCCAGTTTTTCTTTGATTAAACCTGTGACTACATTTCTGGAAAGCGAAGTTGGTAAATTTTGTTGTGGCTCTAAAGCTGGAACGTTTAGATGAGCCACCATAATACTACTCAAACTACTGTTGACAAGTTGTTTGAAAGGAAATAATTCTACACTTTCTAAACGTTGTTTTGAAAAGTGAATTGATGGTAAAGTTTTATGAGAATCTTTATCGGTGTCGCCATGTCCTGGAAAATGTTTTGCACTGGATAATATACCAACTTCATCAAAAGCTTCAACAAATAGTTTTGCTTTTTTGGTAACGTTATATTTGTTTTCACCAAAGGATCGATTACCGATAATCGGGTTATTGCGGTTTGTATTAATATCCACAACTGGGGCAAAATTGATGTGAACGCCTAAGCGTTTGTTGTGTTTTGCAATTTGGCGTGCAACATCTTTAACGGTGTTAGTGTCTTTTATGGCACCTAAAGTCATATTCCAAGGAAAAGCATAGGTAGAATCTAACCGCATAGCCAAACCCCATTCGGCATCCATAGCAATCATTAAAGGGGTTTTGCTTAACTTTTGATATTTGTTAGTCAAATCAGCTTGTCGCATCGGACTACCTTTAGAAAAAATAATACCACCGATATGGTATTTTGTAATGAGTTTTTCTATATCAGCTCTTGGATTTCTAGAAAAAACATCAACCATAAACAGTTGACCTATTTTTTCGTCAAGGTTCATAGCATGGTATAAACTATCTACCCATTGTTGTTGGGCTAAGCTGTCTTTTGATTGTAAAGGTAGATACGAATAAGATTGAGAAAAAATTTTTGAACATAAAAAAATTATGATTAAGCTATAAAAATATTTCATCAATGTTTATATTTTAGAGAAATCTAGCGTGCCAACTATCTTTTAATGGAACTTCCCAATAATCTTCAAATTCTTGTTTAGTGGCAACTAAATTATTAAAAACAATGGTATTAGCATTTACTGCACGTTGTTTGACCATTTTTTTGAAATCCAAAAGTGGTTTGAATGCAATATGCTTGCCATGTTTGTAAGAAACATTCATTTTATCTAACAAATCTACATTATATTCTTGTTCTAATCCTTGCACAAATCTCACTAAATTATCTATAGAACAACCCGAAGCTGAAGACTGACTTTCATCAACACTAATGACGATAAAACGCTTGTATTTGATAAGATAAGATGTTTTTAGTTCTTGACCGTGAGCTACCCAAGATTGTAAAAATGTTTCTATATCTTTTGAAATTTGTTGGATTTCTTCATCGGTAAAACTTCTATTGCATTGATAAATCCATACCCGAGAGGCATCTGAAAGTTCATTAAAATCTACTATCATAATTTTTGTTTACTCTGCAAATATAGTGAACATAAGCCGTAGAACCTGTCGCAAAAATCTTAAAAGAAATTAAAAGAAAAAAGTCGGGATGAGAGGATTCGAACCTCTGATCTCACGCCCCCCAGACGTGCACTTTAACCGGACTAAGCTACATCCCGAAAATTTAATATTTTGCAAAAATAGTATTTTTTTTAATCTTTAATCACTAAAGTTTAAGCTATCCTAAAAGCCTTTTTTGATTGATTTTGTAAACTGTTAATCCAATTATATCTCTAATTCTCAAGACTTCCTGCAGGTGTGCATATTTATCAAATCAAACTGTATGACTAAAATTGACTTTGAAAGTTTAAAAATCTAAAAACGCTCGGGCTTGTTTTGTGGATAAAAATTGGCGTGTTTTCTCAATTTCATCAGACATCAGTTTATCGTTTTTAATTATTGGAACTTCCTCTCTATACAACTTTAAAAAGGCTTCAATGGTCTTAGAGCTTTTTAAAGGTTGTCTAAAATATAAGGCTTGACTTGCATTTAACAATTCAATAGCTAAAATTGTTTGTATGTTTTTGACAATGCTCACAAGTTTTGTTGCCGCGTTAGCACCCATACTCACATGATCTTCTTGACCATTTGAAGATACAATAGAGTCAACCGAAGCTGGTGTACAGAGTTGTTTATTTTGGCTCACAATACTGGCAGCTGTGTATTGAGGAATCATAAATCCACTGTTGAGTCCAGAATTATCTATTAGAAAATTTGGCAAACCTCGAGAGCCAGAAACCAATTGATATATACGCCTTTCTGATATGTTGCCAATTTCTGCAAGTGAAATAGCCATGACATCTAAAGCAATAGCAAGCGGTTGACCGTGAAAATTGCCACCTGAAATCACTTGGTCTGCTTCTACAAAAATATTGGGATTGTCTGTTACTCCGTTAAGTTCGGTTGTGAAAGTTTGAGAAACATATTTTAATGCATCTTTTGTAGCACCATGAACTTGTGGAATACAGCGAAAAGAATATGGGTCTTGAACATTATCTTTTTTGGTATGGGCAATTTGGCTATCGCTTAAATACTTTAAAATTTGTTTTGCAGTTTGACGTTGTCCTTCATGTGGTCTGACTTGATGTACCAAATCGTCAAATGGAGACAAATTGCAATTAAAAGCATCTGTGGACATAGCCCCAATCAAATCGGCAAAACCTAAAATATAGCGACTTTGAATTAAAGCCCATAATCCATGTGCACTCATAAATTGTGTACCGTTGAGTAAAGCCAATCCTTCTTTTGATTTTAGTTTGAGCGGTTTAAGGTTGATTTGCTTTAAAACTTTTGCACTATCTTCAACTTTGCCTTTGTATTCTACTTTGCCTTGACCCAACAAAACCAAAGACAGATGGGCTAAAGGAGCCAAATCTCCTGAAGCTCCTAACGAACCTTGCTCAAATACCAACGGGCAAACCTTATGGTTATATAGGTCTATAAGGGTTTCAACTAATTCTATACTTACACCAGAATAACCATAACTTAAAGATTGAATTTTTAAAAACAACATCAAACGCACAATCTTTTTTGATACTCTTTTGCCAGTACCACAAGCGTGAGACAGCACTAAATTTTCTTGAAGCTGAGCTAGTTGATCCTTTGGTATTTTTACATTACATAATGATCCAAAACCCGTATTGATACCGTACATTGGATATGTGGATTGATCTTGTTTTTTATCGAGATACGCTCTACACTTTATGATATTTTGTCTTGCTTTATCACTTAATTTAAGTTGAACATCTTTTTTTATAATTTGTTCTACTTTATTTATAGTAAGTGTTTTAGAATCAATATAATGAGTATTTGACATAAACTGTTTTTAATCTTGGGTTGCTAAATTAATATTTTAATGCTAAAAGATTGAAGAAAATTAAACCTGTATGCATTTTTTTTAAAATCAATTAAAAAACTTGTTTCTAAATTCGTGTTATTTAAAACACTTGGTATTTATTTAACGCTATTAAATGCTTAAATTTGAATTCAAATTTAAAATATGATTAGAGTTTTTTTTGTCTTAATATTTCTGATATCCCTTAAATCTACTTCACAGCAAATAGCCGTCCTAAAATACAAAGGCGGTGGCGATTGGTATAGCAATCCTACAGCTTTACCCAATTTGGTGAAGTTTTGCAATGCAGAAATAAATACCGCAATATCTGAAAAAATACCCACAGTAACACCTGATTCACCTGAACTGTTCAACTATCCTTACGTTTATTTAACAGGTCACGGCAATGTATTCTTTAGTGAAAAAGATGCACAAAATCTCAGAAACTATTTATTAAGTGGCGGATTTCTTCACGTTGATGATAATTATGGTTTAAACCCTTATTTTAGAAAAGCCATTAAAACCGTATTTCCCGACAAAACATTAGAAGAAATACCAGCCAATCATCCCATATTTTCAAGTGCATTCAGTTTTCCAAAAGGATTACCCAAAATACACGTTCACGACGGAAAGCCACCGCAATTGTTCGGTTTGAGCCACGAAGGCAGATTGATATTGATATTTTCTTATGAAAGTGATTTAGGCAACGGTTGGGAAGATCCTGAAGTTCACAACGATCCTGAAGAAGTGCGTCAAAAAGCTTTAAAAATGGGTGCCAATATTATTAAATACGTTTTCTTAAACTAAAGATTTAAAATGCAGCAATTGGCTTATAAAGATATTTCCAATGCAAAACACAATTTGTCGATTATTTTAATTTGTGATGTTTTAAAATCGCCTGCCAATTTAGGAAATCTTTGCAGAATAGCTGATGCTTTTGGTGTTGCAAAATTGTATATACACCAAACCAATAAAGATTTTCTAAAATCTAATAGGTTAAAAAAAGTTGCTCGACATACACATCAACATCTTGATATTGGGTTTTATACTGATTTCATTTCATTACACAAAATTCTTAAAAATGAGCATTATGAAAATGTCGCTATAGAATATTGTGACAAAAGTACAGCCTTACCTCAGATAAGATTTAACTCTAAAACTGCTTTAATAGTAGGCAATGAAAAATCAGGTGTATCTGAGTCTATTTTAAATCTTGTCGATAAGTCAACTCATGTTGATATGTATGGTCACAACAGTAGTATAAATGTAGCCCAAGCCACAGCTATTGCACTTTACGCATGTGTAAATCAGCAATTATGAGTATCGACCGAAATCTTTTAAAACCTGAAATTATTGATTTTGTAAAACAACACGAAAATCATAATATTCCAGAATTAATTTTAAAAGGAAGTCCTTTTAAGTCTGTTAGCATTCAGCAGATTGCACAGCAAATTAAAGGTCGGCAAGTTGCTAAAGCTAAATTTCCTAAATTTTATGATTGCGAAACAATTATTTATCCACCAAAGTTAAATTTAGAACAATCTTCTTCTGAAATCGCCGCAAACTATAAAGCTCAATTTATCAATACTAATGATAAAGTTATTGATATTACTGGCGGAATGGGAATTGACACCTTGGCTTTTGCACAAAAAACAAAACAGATTTCTTATTGTGAAATGCAATCCAAAACTTTTGATTATGCCAACCATAATCTTGAAATCCTAAATTCAAATATTGAATTACACCAAACCGATGGCATAGAATTTCTCAAAAAAAATAAAACTAAATATGATTTGATTTATATCGATCCTTCAAGACGAAATAAACATCAAAAAAAAGTATTTAAACTTGAAGATTCCACGCCTAATGTTTTAGAATATTTAGGTTTATTTCAGTCAAAATCTAATCGTGTTTTAATAAAAACCTCACCTCTACTCGACTTGAAGTATTGCTTAAGTAAAATAAATTTAATAACTGAAATACATATTGTTGCAATAACAAATGAAGTTAAAGAAATTTTGCTTTTAATAGATTTTAACCCTGATAAAAGTTCACCTGTTTTAAAAGCTGTAAATCTTGAAACCGAGCAAATCAATTTTCAAAGTCCATTGAGTTTATCAGATTGTTTGCCAAAAATATCTGAGCCAAAAACTTATTTATACGAACCTAATGCGACCATTATGAAATCTGGTTTATTTGGCGAATTATCAACACAATTCAAGCTTTCGGCTTTAGCTAAAAACACGCATTTACTCACAAGTGATAAATTAGTTGATTTTCCAGGACGACGATTTATGATTAAATCCATGATATCGCCAAAACAGAAAGATTTAAAAAAGCATATTCCCAATCTAAAAGCTAATGTTAGTAGCAGAAACTATCCACTAAAACCCGAACAGATTAAAGCAAAATACAAAATAAAAGACGGTGGAGATTGTTATGTTTTTTTTACTTCAGATTTTAATAATCAAAAAATAGTATTAATTTGTGATAAAATTCAGAACTGATGATAAAGGTTTACTTATTTGCGTTTATATTCACTTTTTCGCTTTTCTCTTTTGGGCAATGTGAATATAGCGAAATGGCTTATGATAATACGACTAACAAAGCTTATTTAAAATCACTTCCAATCACTTTAGATATTTATGAAACCCCGCTTAACGGCAGAATTGTATTGGCTTCATTGATAAGAACTGGTAATCAATATTTTATAGAAATTGAAATCACTAAAGAT
This genomic window from Flavobacterium sp. CS20 contains:
- a CDS encoding TrmH family RNA methyltransferase, producing MAYKDISNAKHNLSIILICDVLKSPANLGNLCRIADAFGVAKLYIHQTNKDFLKSNRLKKVARHTHQHLDIGFYTDFISLHKILKNEHYENVAIEYCDKSTALPQIRFNSKTALIVGNEKSGVSESILNLVDKSTHVDMYGHNSSINVAQATAIALYACVNQQL
- a CDS encoding glycoside hydrolase family 3 N-terminal domain-containing protein — encoded protein: MKYFYSLIIIFLCSKIFSQSYSYLPLQSKDSLAQQQWVDSLYHAMNLDEKIGQLFMVDVFSRNPRADIEKLITKYHIGGIIFSKGSPMRQADLTNKYQKLSKTPLMIAMDAEWGLAMRLDSTYAFPWNMTLGAIKDTNTVKDVARQIAKHNKRLGVHINFAPVVDINTNRNNPIIGNRSFGENKYNVTKKAKLFVEAFDEVGILSSAKHFPGHGDTDKDSHKTLPSIHFSKQRLESVELFPFKQLVNSSLSSIMVAHLNVPALEPQQNLPTSLSRNVVTGLIKEKLGFEGLIFTDALNMKGVADFEEPGEIDLQAFLAGNDILLISENVPLAIKKIKKAYKKEYITEDRLAYSVKKILYAKYKAGLSEYKPIDTQNLVENLNTQKNDAIYMKAIADAITVVKNNANVLPFKHLDTEQIAYLKMGKASNQHFIEVLNLYDQVDTIDSSLLLSDKIEQLKAYDKLIIGHHSSNETPWKSYKFTEKELVAIHEISLQIPVILVNFASPYAISDIKSTVNIKGIVQAYQNSDLAQSAAAQILYGARPARGKLPVSINKIYPEGSGYRYSSIHRLAYGFAQNQGMNPNYEAKIDSIVRYAIAQKMTPGAQILIAKNGVSIYQKNFGYHTYQNKVKVKDNDVYDLASLTKILSTLPLFMRLEEEGKVDINDSLYQHIPELLNTDKAFIDFKHMLSHYARFQSWIPFYLETIEHPEIYYKNKLDLEFSTQVAENFYVRNDYRDSIYTKIFESELRPKLEYKYSDLPFYLLQKIIENYNKESLKRSIEDKFYSKMGINKMRYLPLKHFNKDQIIPTENDTVWRKQLLKGYVHDQGAALLGGIGGHAGLFANANAVAKFMQMYINGGTYGDAQLLKPSTIDRFNTCYFCEDDVRRGVGFDKPQLDEIGPTCGCLSMTSFGHSGFTGTYAWADPEENIVYVFLSNRVHPDMTNRKLISENIRTEIQKIIYENINKP
- the hutH gene encoding histidine ammonia-lyase encodes the protein MSNTHYIDSKTLTINKVEQIIKKDVQLKLSDKARQNIIKCRAYLDKKQDQSTYPMYGINTGFGSLCNVKIPKDQLAQLQENLVLSHACGTGKRVSKKIVRLMLFLKIQSLSYGYSGVSIELVETLIDLYNHKVCPLVFEQGSLGASGDLAPLAHLSLVLLGQGKVEYKGKVEDSAKVLKQINLKPLKLKSKEGLALLNGTQFMSAHGLWALIQSRYILGFADLIGAMSTDAFNCNLSPFDDLVHQVRPHEGQRQTAKQILKYLSDSQIAHTKKDNVQDPYSFRCIPQVHGATKDALKYVSQTFTTELNGVTDNPNIFVEADQVISGGNFHGQPLAIALDVMAISLAEIGNISERRIYQLVSGSRGLPNFLIDNSGLNSGFMIPQYTAASIVSQNKQLCTPASVDSIVSSNGQEDHVSMGANAATKLVSIVKNIQTILAIELLNASQALYFRQPLKSSKTIEAFLKLYREEVPIIKNDKLMSDEIEKTRQFLSTKQARAFLDF
- a CDS encoding DUF4159 domain-containing protein, which produces MIRVFFVLIFLISLKSTSQQIAVLKYKGGGDWYSNPTALPNLVKFCNAEINTAISEKIPTVTPDSPELFNYPYVYLTGHGNVFFSEKDAQNLRNYLLSGGFLHVDDNYGLNPYFRKAIKTVFPDKTLEEIPANHPIFSSAFSFPKGLPKIHVHDGKPPQLFGLSHEGRLILIFSYESDLGNGWEDPEVHNDPEEVRQKALKMGANIIKYVFLN
- a CDS encoding ABC transporter ATPase; translation: MIVDFNELSDASRVWIYQCNRSFTDEEIQQISKDIETFLQSWVAHGQELKTSYLIKYKRFIVISVDESQSSASGCSIDNLVRFVQGLEQEYNVDLLDKMNVSYKHGKHIAFKPLLDFKKMVKQRAVNANTIVFNNLVATKQEFEDYWEVPLKDSWHARFL
- a CDS encoding class I SAM-dependent methyltransferase, which produces MSIDRNLLKPEIIDFVKQHENHNIPELILKGSPFKSVSIQQIAQQIKGRQVAKAKFPKFYDCETIIYPPKLNLEQSSSEIAANYKAQFINTNDKVIDITGGMGIDTLAFAQKTKQISYCEMQSKTFDYANHNLEILNSNIELHQTDGIEFLKKNKTKYDLIYIDPSRRNKHQKKVFKLEDSTPNVLEYLGLFQSKSNRVLIKTSPLLDLKYCLSKINLITEIHIVAITNEVKEILLLIDFNPDKSSPVLKAVNLETEQINFQSPLSLSDCLPKISEPKTYLYEPNATIMKSGLFGELSTQFKLSALAKNTHLLTSDKLVDFPGRRFMIKSMISPKQKDLKKHIPNLKANVSSRNYPLKPEQIKAKYKIKDGGDCYVFFTSDFNNQKIVLICDKIQN
- the bshA gene encoding N-acetyl-alpha-D-glucosaminyl L-malate synthase BshA, giving the protein MKIAIVCYPTFGGSGVVATELGIGLSNRGHEVHFITYKQPVRLKYLSANIHFHEVSVPEYPLFHYQPYELALSTKLVNTIKKYNIDILHVHYAIPHAYAGYMAKQMLKEDDYEIPMMTTLHGTDITLVGSHNFYKGAVNFSINKSDCVTSVSNSLKEDTLRIFDIRKDIHVIPNFIDFDNLINNVEDCQRHTMADDDEMIITHVSNLRPVKRLGDVIKIFAKISEHQKAKLIVIGDGPDRDNAVNIAMELGVREQVIFMGKSNDIEKILCFSDLFILPSEKESFGLAALEAMAHGVPVISTNTGGLPEVNIHGLSGYLSDVGNVEEMADNALKILKNPETHQTFKEVAKKRAKEFDIKNVIKSYETLYQSMLVANNVEKQ
- a CDS encoding 2-hydroxyacid dehydrogenase, which codes for MKNILVTYKTNENEKEFYRNFFKDHAISFLDDTETDKKEKILLKSEIIIAWNPTRELEKFDKNLFRNFRFIQLLSAGYDHLEFDMFPTTCLIARNQGAYAPAMAEHTVAMILALSKKLRLYHNRMAEGKFEQLKSITRQIKGATLGIIGFGSIGKEVTKLMRGFDVKVMALNTSGKTTEDVDFIGTLNDLDNLLIHSDFVVISIPLSDETEGLIGKKELELMKNDAILINVARGPIVKEKDLYEHLKNHPDFSAGIDAWWIEPFKFGHFKINYPFFELPNLLGSPHNSAIVENILIEGARKATENAKKFLNNKEIKGVVERT